In Micromonospora purpureochromogenes, a single window of DNA contains:
- a CDS encoding saccharopine dehydrogenase family protein, with product MAASATVAMSEIVRGMAFQTLLRGWPLLEDLSGRSSEGELQMGTSQTVAVFGAYGHTGRFVVTELRDRGFVPLLLGRDAGKLQALAAAHPGLDYRVASVDDPASLDQALTGAAAVVNCAGPFASTAPPVIEAALRAGVPYVDVAAEIEANLDTFTHFTDRARTAGVAVVPAMAFFGGLGDLLVTTAMGDWTAADEAHVAYGLSSWHPTAGTLASGTVSRERRDGRRVRYTGGRLEYYVAERDLPTLEWDFPAPMGRRSVLGEFTMADVVTVPRHLSIPEVRTYMTTDAARDLATPGTPAPTAVDELGRSAQTFTVDVIVRSGDTQRRVVASGRDIYAISAPLAVEAVHRILGGRTRTSGVASAGEIFDAPDFLRALSAYLSLEPAHESPAPQFA from the coding sequence GTGGCGGCGAGCGCGACAGTGGCCATGTCCGAAATTGTACGGGGCATGGCGTTCCAGACACTACTGCGGGGCTGGCCGCTGCTGGAGGATCTATCTGGTCGATCTTCCGAGGGGGAACTGCAAATGGGTACGAGTCAGACCGTGGCGGTGTTCGGTGCGTACGGACACACCGGGCGGTTCGTGGTGACGGAGTTGCGCGATCGCGGGTTCGTCCCGCTTCTCCTCGGTCGCGACGCGGGCAAGCTCCAGGCGCTGGCGGCGGCGCATCCGGGGCTTGACTACCGGGTGGCGTCGGTCGACGACCCGGCCTCGCTCGACCAGGCATTGACGGGTGCGGCCGCGGTCGTCAACTGCGCCGGCCCGTTCGCCTCGACCGCGCCCCCCGTGATCGAGGCCGCTCTGCGCGCCGGGGTCCCGTACGTGGATGTGGCGGCCGAGATCGAGGCGAACCTCGACACGTTCACGCACTTCACCGACCGGGCCCGGACCGCGGGCGTCGCGGTGGTCCCGGCGATGGCCTTCTTCGGCGGACTCGGCGATCTGCTGGTCACGACCGCGATGGGCGATTGGACGGCGGCCGACGAGGCGCACGTCGCGTACGGATTGAGCAGTTGGCACCCCACGGCCGGGACCCTCGCCTCCGGCACCGTCTCGCGGGAACGGCGCGATGGCCGACGGGTCCGCTACACCGGTGGCCGGCTGGAGTACTACGTCGCCGAGCGCGACCTGCCGACCCTGGAGTGGGACTTCCCCGCTCCGATGGGCCGCCGGAGCGTCCTCGGCGAGTTCACGATGGCCGACGTGGTCACCGTCCCCCGCCACCTGTCCATCCCCGAGGTGCGCACGTACATGACCACCGACGCAGCCAGGGACCTGGCCACTCCGGGCACACCCGCACCGACCGCGGTCGACGAGCTGGGCCGGTCGGCGCAGACGTTCACCGTCGACGTCATCGTGCGCTCCGGCGACACGCAACGACGCGTCGTCGCCAGCGGCCGGGACATCTACGCCATCAGCGCACCGCTGGCGGTGGAAGCGGTGCACCGCATTCTCGGCGGTCGGACGAGGACGAGCGGCGTCGCCTCCGCCGGCGAGATCTTCGACGCGCCCGACTTCCTCCGCGCGCTGTCGGCGTACCTCTCGCTCGAACCGGCCCACGAGTCTCCCGCGCCACAGTTCGCCTGA
- a CDS encoding SDR family NAD(P)-dependent oxidoreductase: MNPVTVITGGSRGIGAAVARRLAHDGHHIAIGYRRDHDAAAAVLADIRALGRQAVAVPADTTDPDQVTRLFDAAADLGPLTGLVNNAGVTSPIGAFTDLRPDDLRHVVDVNLIGYVLCAQQAARRLDAGGAIVNISSAAATLGSPGEYIHYAAVKAATDTLTIGLAKELAPHGIRVNAVAPGLIRTDIHALSGMPDRPDRNAGRVPMGRPGEPDEVAGAVAWLLGPDASYTTGAVLRVAGGM; the protein is encoded by the coding sequence TTGAATCCGGTCACGGTCATCACCGGCGGCAGCCGCGGCATCGGCGCCGCCGTCGCCCGCCGCCTCGCCCACGACGGCCACCACATCGCCATCGGCTACCGACGCGACCACGACGCCGCCGCCGCGGTGCTGGCCGACATCCGCGCCCTCGGCCGCCAGGCCGTCGCCGTACCCGCCGACACCACCGACCCCGACCAGGTCACCCGGCTCTTCGACGCCGCCGCCGACCTCGGCCCACTCACCGGCCTGGTCAACAACGCCGGCGTCACCAGCCCCATCGGCGCCTTCACCGACCTGCGCCCCGACGACCTGCGCCACGTCGTCGACGTCAACCTCATCGGCTACGTCCTCTGCGCCCAGCAGGCCGCCCGCCGCCTCGACGCCGGCGGCGCCATCGTCAACATCTCCTCCGCCGCCGCCACCCTCGGCAGCCCCGGGGAGTACATCCACTACGCCGCGGTCAAGGCCGCCACCGACACCCTCACCATCGGCCTGGCCAAGGAACTCGCCCCGCACGGCATCCGGGTCAACGCCGTCGCCCCCGGCCTGATCCGCACCGACATCCACGCCCTGTCCGGCATGCCGGACCGGCCCGACCGCAACGCCGGCCGGGTACCGATGGGCCGACCCGGCGAACCCGACGAGGTCGCCGGCGCCGTCGCCTGGCTCCTCGGCCCCGACGCCTCCTACACCACCGGCGCGGTGCTGCGGGTCGCCGGCGGCATGTGA
- a CDS encoding patatin-like phospholipase family protein, producing MTRALVLGGGGVTGVAWEWGLLAGLAQRGVVLADADLVVGTSAGSVVGAQLCSGRPVRESYEAQLAPPTGEVAARFGWPAVARLVWAGGRTRDAVRARARVGAMAVAARTPSEASRRAVIEARLPAHRWPARRLLVTAVEAASGEFVVFDAASGVSLVDAVGASCAVPGVWPPVTIGDRKYVDGGVRSVVNADLAAGAERVVVLAPATSGFGPMPRLSAQVAALRSGARVAVVSPDRAARAAIGRNVLDPARRAAAARAGFAQAEAVAAEVAGVWG from the coding sequence ATGACGCGGGCGTTGGTGCTGGGTGGTGGCGGGGTGACCGGGGTGGCCTGGGAGTGGGGGCTGTTGGCGGGGTTGGCGCAGCGGGGGGTGGTGCTGGCGGACGCGGACCTGGTGGTGGGGACGTCGGCCGGGTCGGTGGTGGGCGCGCAGTTGTGTTCGGGGCGGCCGGTGCGTGAGTCGTACGAGGCGCAGTTGGCGCCGCCGACGGGTGAGGTGGCGGCGCGGTTCGGGTGGCCGGCGGTGGCGCGGCTGGTGTGGGCCGGTGGTCGTACCCGGGACGCGGTGCGGGCCCGGGCCCGGGTGGGGGCGATGGCGGTGGCGGCGCGTACCCCGTCGGAGGCGTCGCGGCGGGCGGTGATCGAGGCCCGGTTGCCGGCGCACAGGTGGCCGGCCCGGCGGTTGCTGGTGACGGCGGTGGAGGCGGCCTCGGGTGAGTTCGTGGTGTTCGACGCGGCCAGTGGGGTGTCGTTGGTGGACGCGGTGGGGGCCAGTTGCGCGGTGCCGGGGGTGTGGCCGCCGGTGACGATCGGGGACCGCAAGTACGTCGACGGTGGGGTGCGCTCGGTGGTGAACGCGGATCTGGCGGCGGGCGCGGAGCGGGTGGTGGTGCTGGCGCCGGCGACGTCGGGGTTCGGGCCGATGCCGCGGTTGTCGGCGCAGGTGGCGGCGTTGCGGTCGGGGGCGCGGGTGGCGGTGGTGTCACCGGACCGGGCGGCGCGGGCGGCGATCGGCCGTAACGTGCTGGATCCGGCGCGGCGGGCGGCCGCGGCGCGGGCGGGGTTCGCGCAGGCCGAGGCGGTTGCCGCCGAGGTGGCCGGGGTGTGGGGCTGA
- a CDS encoding peroxiredoxin, whose protein sequence is MGVGVGDLVEDFELPDQTGTPRRLSELLTAGPVVLFFYPAAMTRGCTAESCHFRDLAAEFAAVGAQRVGISRDPVQKQAEFARRHGFDYPLLSDVDGVVAQQFGVRRRLPLGPLSMRRMTFVIGADRRVLAVIHNELGMNEHADGALRALGG, encoded by the coding sequence GTGGGTGTGGGTGTCGGTGACCTGGTGGAGGATTTCGAGCTGCCGGACCAGACGGGTACGCCGCGGCGGCTGTCTGAGCTGCTGACGGCGGGGCCGGTGGTGTTGTTCTTCTACCCGGCGGCGATGACGCGGGGCTGCACGGCGGAGAGCTGCCACTTCCGGGATCTGGCGGCGGAGTTCGCGGCGGTGGGCGCGCAGCGGGTGGGCATCAGCCGGGACCCGGTGCAGAAGCAGGCGGAGTTCGCCCGGCGGCACGGGTTCGACTATCCGTTGCTGTCGGATGTCGACGGTGTGGTGGCGCAGCAGTTCGGGGTGCGGCGGCGGTTGCCGTTGGGGCCGTTGAGCATGCGCCGGATGACGTTCGTGATCGGCGCGGACCGGCGGGTGCTCGCGGTGATCCACAACGAGTTGGGGATGAACGAGCACGCGGACGGGGCGTTGCGGGCGCTGGGGGGTTGA